ACTCAATGTAGATCTTAAACTTCTTTTATAACGCAATAATTCTGGATTTTTCTTATATTTTTCCAATGTTTTATATAAAATATTCATCTCATCTGCCAAGCGATCGATCCTGTGTTGACAAGCTGCTTCCCGAATCCCTGTATTGCGTTTTTCAAAACATTCCTGTATAAGGTCTGCAGTCATAAATGCACGCTCTTCATCCACAATATTATGTACATTTACATGTCCCTCTTCATAGAACTGTTCTAACATCTTTTCTGGATCTTCTTTACAACAATCTATGATTTTATCGTCATATTTTGATTCTTTTTTAATATTGTTACAATGAGGACACACATAAAATAAATTATTCCAATCAAAAATTCTCTCTGGTATCGTCCGTCCATGATGAGGCTTTAAATGTTCTACTTCCGGATCAGATAATCCTCCCAATTCACAAATATAGCACTTATCATGTGAATCTTCCTTTAACCTCTGTATGACATCTGGCTTATTATAAACCCCTTTCGCCTTTTGTTCTTCAACAGCCAGTGATAGAGGCGGAACAGGATTTCTGTCTATCTTAATCACTATCCTTACCCCCTATTTGAAAATTCTAATTTCAATCGGCTATATTCTGATGTCAATTCTTTTGCAAGATAATCTGGAATTTCATCTAAATAAAATTCCAGTTTATCTATTTCTTCATATTCTTCATCTGATAACTTTTCCTTAGAAACTAAATCTTTATATCTTTCAAATTTTCCTCTTAACTCTGCTGATAATGTATCAGCCTTAAAATATCCTTCTACAATTCCCTCATAGGGTAATTTTTCCAAACCATTTTCTACAAGAGTTCTGTTCTGTAAATCATAAATAACCGCATTATCTAAGGAACTTAAAATAAATGGAGAGTGTGTTGTAATAATAAATTGAATATTAGGAAAAAGAGTTGTTAGAATAGGAAGTATCATTTTCTGTAATTCTAAATGCAAATGGGTTTCAATTTCATCTACTAAAACGACACCTTCCATATTAAATTCTGTTCGCAGTCCTGACTTTGCCTCCATTCTTATAATCAGATCGTTAATAATCTCAAATATTGCTGCATAACCACTGGACATTGTATTAAAATCAAAGGGTTCTCTATCTGTCTCACAAATAGAAAACTGAAACGTTTCATCATTGAAATTCAACTGGAGATTTTTATCTTCAAAAATTTTCTTTAAAATATCCTCGAATGCATGAAACCATTTATTTATCTTTTCGTATTTTTCCTTATCTTTTGTAAAAGCTTGGGTAGCTTTCAAATCTACAAGATATTTTGTGAATTTTATACCTGGATTTTCGGAAATACTATATTTGTCCTGAAATTCTATTTTTTCAATATTTTTGTATTCTTCCACTTGAAATTCTCTTTCAGCTTTATAATATGCAAAAATAAAATCCCCCCTTTGATATTTTTCACGCAATACCATATAGGAAGTAAAGTTTGAAACAACTCCTTCCAACCAATTTTTCATTTTATCTTCTATCCACTCTAGCATTCTTTTTTCTTCTTGTATGGATTTTGTTCTTTTTTCCAAATCAGATATTTTCTCTGCCTCTTCAATCCTATCTATGTAGAATCTCTGTTTTTCCGTCAGTTCATCATAACTATCAAATTGATCTGAAAGAATATAATTAAAATGCTGTACTATCTCTTCCAACACACTTGTTTTTCCACTCCCATTTTTCCCCGTTAAAATCAAATGTTTTCTTTTATTTTTATCTAAAGGAATTGAAATATTCTCTAAATGACGAACTTTTTTTATTTCTATATCCGTCAAAAAAGTTTGTTCCATAATTCTCCCTCCAATATTTTATATTACAGTTATCTTATCACATTTGCTTTTAAAAATACATAAAAAAATCCCCAAAACCAGAGTCCTTAGGAGTTGAAATATCTTTTTTTGAAATTGTACGTTCTGAAACGTATGATTAACGTTTGCGTAACTTGGAATGCTTGTACTGGATTCTTGGAATATGGTGTTGCAAACACGTTACAAACACAGAACTTCGCATTACTCCTCACCACACCTTACAACATATTTTTTGATTTATACAAGCTATGCATGCCATTCTTTATTCAATTTGCTATTCTCTCTCACCTTTAATCTTTTTTAGCAATAATGGTATTTCGTTATAATCATCTATCCAGATAATATTTACACCAATTTCATTAAAAAATGATTCTTGCAACGATTCATTGATTCGCTCAAAATTTCTAATTGACTCATCATCATTTGCTTCCACTAAATGAAATCTCTTCATTATCGCATAATGTCTACACACGGAATCTTCCCCCTCCATTTTTTTGGCAGCTACTTCTAATAATCTTCGCATATTTGGATCTGTCATAGACAATCCTATAAATACACATGTATTATTCATCATGTAATTTAATTGTGATAGATTTGCCCAATTATATGGTTCAAGCATTAATTTGTGATATCCTTCCTCTGAAAAAACCAATAAAGATTTTGTTAAATTATTGTATAAATCTTTATTCTGTGGTAAAAAACCATGAACATGATAAATACCCAACTCATCTGCCTCCGGAAACATGCTTTCTCCATAAATCGAATGATAATTCACTCGTAACCTTTTTAAGTTTTTTTCAATCAAATCATCAAAATTATAATTAACTACTGCTATTATTCCCAATTTACCTCTATTAGGTATACATAGCTGTCCAATTTCTTCTAACAGTTCAGAAGTTTCCAATGCATCTTTATATAAAATCTCCCTAATAATTTCTTCAAAATCATTTTCAAATCCTGTTCTCAAAAATCGTGTTTGTAATAATGGAGAATTACCGTTTTGATTCTGTATTGCATCCAAAATCTTATTTTTCTCATCCTCACTCATTTGAATACAATTTACCTGTAATTGTTTATTAATTAACGTCACGAATAATTCTGATATCAATTGATCCCAAGTGGCTATTTTAGCATCTCTCGATGCACCAGCTCCCAGAAACAGTACCACTTTGTCATTAGTATATGCATCATGCAACTGTTCTACATATTTCATTCTTTTTTCGAGATATGTATCATTTTTTCTTTTAATCCCTCTATAGATTGCATCTTGCAATAACGTTCTATTTAAATTATTATATGTTTCAATAAACAATGGTTCATTTTGCCTAAATATCTTCACCAAATCATCGATATCCCAAATATGAATATTCAAATCGTTTGCTTTAATTTTCAATAATTTAGCCTTCAAATTTTCCGATATCTCATTTACAAAAATCAACAACAGATTATCGATTTTTTCTGACTGCATAGAAATTCTTCCTATCATGTCATAAAGTCGATTTATCATTATGCGATTACTTCTAAAAATTTTTATCTCTACAATTGTTTTGCCTTCTATATCATTAATTCCATCTGGAAGAAACATATCGCACATCATTTGAGAAACTGCAACATTACTTTGGCTACTTTTACCTTGCCGCCTTATACAATCATTCAACATAGTGACTGTAAGTCGCTCAATAGTCAAAGCAATATGTCGAATATTACTTTTTTCCGAATTAATTGTATCTAATAATACATTTTTAATATCCATCTCTTCGCCTCTCCTATATCTGTTTATTTCATTATCCACACGAATAAAGTTCATACGTTTCTCCAGAATTTCTTAATTTCTCTAAACATTTCTTCTTTTAAACATCCAATCTTTTTTTGAATTACAAATAATACTGTTTCCAATCAATTACAAATTGTCTCTTGTTACACTAATAGTTGATACAAAAATCAATAATTCCAATCATCTTTTCCATACCATCTCAAATATGCAATGCCCTCTTCATACCAACCAATTACCCAACACACATTCTCCAAATCATTCCATACCAAGCAATTCTCTTCAGAAATATTATCATACTGCTGTACTTCTGCTACTTCTCCAAAATATTCATTTAAAGACTTGGTGAACTCATCATATTCTTCAGTAGACATAGACTCATTTGATTGCCAATCCATCATAGCTATCCTATCACCAGAATCAGCCGTATATCCATGAGAAACAGTACCTTTTTTTCCCATAATTTTCACTTTATCAATATTATTGAGAAAACTTTCTGTAACTGTTGCAGTATCATTATCTGTTGAAATTCCAACCATTGCAACATACGGTTCTAAACTTCCCCTCGTTTGTTGAATCAAATCAGATTTTATTGTTTCTGACTTAGCCATTTTTTCTGTTGTCACTTCCGTATCAGGCTTTCTTAAAACTATTGTAATACACACTATTAGCACAATGGCTACAATTCCACAAATACCGCTAATTATGATTTTTGTTTTTTCTGTTGCATGTTGTTTTTGTTCCTTTTCTAATGACTGTTCCACCATCACTTTAAAGTCATTTTGTGCACTTTCTAATTTCTTTTCATTATCTATTTCGCACAATTTTTCTAACTCATGTTTTCTTAATTCTTCTTGCTTTTCCTCTTCTTCTTTTTGCTTTTTTTCTTTTATCTGTTGAAACTTTTCATATTGCTGCTTAATAATTTCTTTACTAAACGTGCTCCTAACATTTTCTTTTTGACGTTTACAATTTCTACAGTATTTTTCAGCCGCTTTATTAACTTGTCCGCATGTACATTGCCAAGAATCTTGATTTTCAACAAAATAAAATACGGGTTTTATAGGATTGTTATCAATCCACTCCATAAATTCATCAGACCCTTCGATTTCTCTTTGTTGTTGAACCGTTACAACATTATCGGGATTTGTACTCCACACTGTTCCATCTTGAAATACAACTTTTTCTATTCCAATTATCGCTTTTCTAGCATTTATTGGCAACTCTATAGAAATTTTATTTCCGAACAAGACATTCGGCTCAAAAATAACATCTTGATAAACATATTCAAAAATATCTCCTTCATTGTATTTTACTGGTTCACCAAAAACATCTGTTAATTTTCCTTTAATAGCTACGGCCATCACGATTCTATCACTTACATTTACAAATACATTTCTCAATAATATTTTCTCATCAACTGTATCCTTAATAATCGCTGTTTCTTGAAGCACTACCGGTGCATCCAATTCTATTAAATCTAAGCTTTTTTTATATAATGTATCAAAATATTTCATCCTTCTCCCTCACATCACCATTTATATCCACAATTATTACATTTAAAAGTATTTCTAATATTGCTACTAAATATCCCAAACATAGCACCACCTACAGCCTTTGATGTCAAAGAAATTTTCGATACATTCCTAGAACCACAAGTTGGACATACCGGACCAATCTGCGAAGAGGCAGTGCTTGTTTGAACACTCGAATTCGAATCAGTTGATTTAGTCACGTTTACTTTTCTTTCACAATTTTTATGCTCTGTTTGATTCTTTTCTTGCATTCCATCAATACTATTACTAATATTTCCGCAAAAACATTCAACTCCTGTTTTTACTTCTCCTAATTCAAATCGTTTAAATTTAAGAATTCTATCGCAATTCATACATTTTGCATAAATGATGTTATCCCTCTCAAATAAAAATTTCATTCCTTTTCTCCTCAAATTTTCTTAACATTCCATTTTATTTAATGTCATGCGTCGAATTATAGTTCCTACCTACGGCAGCTTTACCGCAGATTAAATTCGGCAGCTCCTATATGTTGTCTATCCTAATGTGCTGTGAATCTCGGCACGTTTTTTTCTGTCCTATTGACCATTTCCTCTGATTCCCTTATAGTCAGTTTTGTAACTGAAAATAAAAAGAGAAAGAACAGCCCCGACCAAAGTTCGTTCTTTCTCTCACACACCAAGCGCTGTAAGCAGGTTCTTCGCAGGATCTATGTCCTAATTATTATGACCTGACACATAAACAGCCGCTAAGCAACTACTATGATAAGAAAAAACTTACTGTTATGCAAGCTAATTCGTATAAAAACTTCATCAAAATCTCTTTTTGACTCCTACATGGAACAGTTTCAGCCTGAATTGGAAACATGTCCCGTCTGTGGGAGTACCAGTAACTGTCACATCCACGATTATTATGCCAGATCCATCATTTACTTTCGTTCCGGCAGGAAGCTGAAGCAGGATCTCTGCATCATGCGTGTATTCTGTGACAGCTGTAAGCACGCACATGCCATCCTTCCGGATATCATTATCCCTTATTCCAGCTACAGCCTGTTCTTCATCCTCTTTATCCTGGGTGATGCCGGGCTTCATACGGTTGAACAGCTCTGTGAGCACTTTGATGTCTCAGAAAAGCAGTTCCATAAATGGCTAACACTCTGGAAGTCACACATGGAGCAGTGGCTTGGCATGCTGGATGCTTCTGAAACTGACAATGCCACTTTCTACAGGCAGCTTTTCCTACGGGACTCTTTTTCTGCCTTTTCCATGGATTTCATCCGGCTCACTGCCTGCTCATTCCTGCAATCCCACCGGAATCCTGTCTTAACCAGACCCAAAAACGCACGATACCGGCAGACATCTTTTTCTCCCGATATCTTTCTTTTCTGACCACACGACTGGGGTATGGTTCTCCTTTCCCGGCTCCTTTATGATGAAACAAAACGAAAAAGGAGGACGTATCCATGCAAAAAGATACCGAACAAACCAAGCATAATGCCGAAGTGGCACAGTTCCGCTTCGCACTCATCGCTCCTGTGGTCCAGGGGCTTTATCCTGATGCCTCGGCTACCGCTTATTAAAGCGTGTTACCGAAAAACCTCTCACCCTGCCCGACGGTTCTACCGTCACCTACAGCTATAAAACACTGGAGAAATGGAAATCCCAGTACACCATTGGCGGGCTGGATGCCCTCATGCCAAATGTCCGGTCAGATAAAGGTATTTCACGGGCACTGAATGATGAAGCAATCAATGAAATCTACCGTATCAAAAATGATTTCCCACGTATGAATGCCACGCAGATTCATGAATTCCTGATTCGAAGCTCCTTTATTCCGGCTACCATAAGCGTTGATTCCGTCCAGCGTTTTATCCGCCACAATGACCTCAAATCTGCCAGAAACCCTAACCTCAGGGACCGCAAAGCTTATGAGGAAGACGAATTCGGAAAAATCTGGCAGGCCGATACCTGCTATCTTCCTTACATTACAGAAGCTGGGAAGTCCTGCCGCGTATATGTCATCATGATTATTGATGACCATTCCAGACTTCTGGTTGGCGGAGAGCTGTTTTACAGCGACAATGCCTGTAACTTCCAGAAAGTTCTAAAAGACGCCATTGCCACCTATGGAATCCCAGACAAGCTGTACGTGAATAATGGCTGTAGCTACTCGAATGAACAGCTTTCCATGATCTGTGTATCCCTTGGCATCCTTCTGTTACATACCAAGGTCCGTGATGGAGCCAGTAAAGGCAAGGTGGAACGCTATGAAGCTTCCAGGGAACATCCCAGAAAACCTCTTTCACGCGAGTGGCTGGATGACTGTTTTTATAACCGGATTACCCGCAAGGTCCGTAAGGATTCCACCATTGCCATTGACAGCATCTGCTATGATGTTCCCATGCAATTCATTTCTGCAAAGGTGAATGTCCGTTATCTTCCGGATGACATGGACTCTGCCTATATCCTATATGAAAATAAAAAGTTCCCTATTCGCAGAACTGACCGCAATGATAACTGCCATACGAAACGTAGCAATCTTCCGGCCATTGACTACTCAAGAGCAGGGGGTGCAACTAATGTATAACTCCTACTACGGATTATCCTTCAACCCATTCGACAAACAGCAGCTGAAAGAGAAAGACCACTTTGTATCTCATGATTTTACTGAAATGACAAATCGTCTGAATTATCTCAAAGATATCCGCGGCATTGGTGTTTTCACCGCCAGACCCGGCATGGGAAAGTCCTTCTGCCTGCGTTGTTTTGCCTCCGGTTTAAATCCAAGCCTGTTTCACATGGAATACATCTGCCTGTCCACCATCAGCGTTGCTGATTTCTACAAGCAGCTATGCGCCATCCTTGGTGTATCCGACAAAGGCGGAAAGACCGGGATGTTCCGTGCCATTCAGGAACAGATTTATTACCTCTATAAGGAAAAACGACAGCCTCTACTTCTTGCCATCGACGAAGCACAGTACCTGGGCACCGGTATTCTGAATGACATCAAAATGCTCATGAATTACGGTTATGATTCCGTAAACTGCTTTACCCTGATTCTGTGCGGGGAATCCCATTTAAACGATACACTCCCCAAACCGGTACATGAGGCACTTCGCCAGCGCATCACCGTTCATTACAACTATGCCGGCTTATTCGATGACGAAGTTTCAAAATACATCCTGCATAAGCTGCAGCTTGCAGGAGCCGCTTCTTCCATCATTGATCCCTCTGCGCTTGCTGCTGTACACAGCTTTACCCAGGGCAATCCCCGTCTGATCGATAACCTGATGACAGACGCCCTGACTATCGGCTCCCAACAGGACAGGAAAGTAATCGATGCCGAAACCATCCGGGCTGCGGTCGATAACCAAGGGCTTTATT
The DNA window shown above is from Blautia hansenii DSM 20583 and carries:
- a CDS encoding DUF6431 domain-containing protein yields the protein MEQFQPELETCPVCGSTSNCHIHDYYARSIIYFRSGRKLKQDLCIMRVFCDSCKHAHAILPDIIIPYSSYSLFFILFILGDAGLHTVEQLCEHFDVSEKQFHKWLTLWKSHMEQWLGMLDASETDNATFYRQLFLRDSFSAFSMDFIRLTACSFLQSHRNPVLTRPKNARYRQTSFSPDIFLF
- a CDS encoding DDE-type integrase/transposase/recombinase codes for the protein MPNVRSDKGISRALNDEAINEIYRIKNDFPRMNATQIHEFLIRSSFIPATISVDSVQRFIRHNDLKSARNPNLRDRKAYEEDEFGKIWQADTCYLPYITEAGKSCRVYVIMIIDDHSRLLVGGELFYSDNACNFQKVLKDAIATYGIPDKLYVNNGCSYSNEQLSMICVSLGILLLHTKVRDGASKGKVERYEASREHPRKPLSREWLDDCFYNRITRKVRKDSTIAIDSICYDVPMQFISAKVNVRYLPDDMDSAYILYENKKFPIRRTDRNDNCHTKRSNLPAIDYSRAGGATNV
- a CDS encoding ExeA family protein, with the protein product MYNSYYGLSFNPFDKQQLKEKDHFVSHDFTEMTNRLNYLKDIRGIGVFTARPGMGKSFCLRCFASGLNPSLFHMEYICLSTISVADFYKQLCAILGVSDKGGKTGMFRAIQEQIYYLYKEKRQPLLLAIDEAQYLGTGILNDIKMLMNYGYDSVNCFTLILCGESHLNDTLPKPVHEALRQRITVHYNYAGLFDDEVSKYILHKLQLAGAASSIIDPSALAAVHSFTQGNPRLIDNLMTDALTIGSQQDRKVIDAETIRAAVDNQGLY
- a CDS encoding AAA family ATPase; this translates as MEQTFLTDIEIKKVRHLENISIPLDKNKRKHLILTGKNGSGKTSVLEEIVQHFNYILSDQFDSYDELTEKQRFYIDRIEEAEKISDLEKRTKSIQEEKRMLEWIEDKMKNWLEGVVSNFTSYMVLREKYQRGDFIFAYYKAEREFQVEEYKNIEKIEFQDKYSISENPGIKFTKYLVDLKATQAFTKDKEKYEKINKWFHAFEDILKKIFEDKNLQLNFNDETFQFSICETDREPFDFNTMSSGYAAIFEIINDLIIRMEAKSGLRTEFNMEGVVLVDEIETHLHLELQKMILPILTTLFPNIQFIITTHSPFILSSLDNAVIYDLQNRTLVENGLEKLPYEGIVEGYFKADTLSAELRGKFERYKDLVSKEKLSDEEYEEIDKLEFYLDEIPDYLAKELTSEYSRLKLEFSNRG
- a CDS encoding SIR2 family protein — encoded protein: MNFIRVDNEINRYRRGEEMDIKNVLLDTINSEKSNIRHIALTIERLTVTMLNDCIRRQGKSSQSNVAVSQMMCDMFLPDGINDIEGKTIVEIKIFRSNRIMINRLYDMIGRISMQSEKIDNLLLIFVNEISENLKAKLLKIKANDLNIHIWDIDDLVKIFRQNEPLFIETYNNLNRTLLQDAIYRGIKRKNDTYLEKRMKYVEQLHDAYTNDKVVLFLGAGASRDAKIATWDQLISELFVTLINKQLQVNCIQMSEDEKNKILDAIQNQNGNSPLLQTRFLRTGFENDFEEIIREILYKDALETSELLEEIGQLCIPNRGKLGIIAVVNYNFDDLIEKNLKRLRVNYHSIYGESMFPEADELGIYHVHGFLPQNKDLYNNLTKSLLVFSEEGYHKLMLEPYNWANLSQLNYMMNNTCVFIGLSMTDPNMRRLLEVAAKKMEGEDSVCRHYAIMKRFHLVEANDDESIRNFERINESLQESFFNEIGVNIIWIDDYNEIPLLLKKIKGERE